Part of the Pan paniscus chromosome 3, NHGRI_mPanPan1-v2.0_pri, whole genome shotgun sequence genome is shown below.
CTCACCCCAGCACAAAGATCACGCCTGTGGCAGCCCCCTCCCCCACGGGGAAGGAACACTCGACCGCCAACTCCATGGCCACGGGGCCCACCGAGAAGCCAAACAGCCCGAGCAGCGAGCAGGTGGCGGCCAGGGCAAGGGTCTGTCCCTGCAGCTGGGACACCTGGGAGCAGCGGAACGGCAGGCAGACAGGTGGAGGGGGTGGCAGTCAGAACTGGACCTGGCTTCACGGGACATGGGGCACAGGGCAGGAGAACCCATCCCACCCCGGGGCCACCCTGGCTGGCAGAGGCTGGGCATGAGACAGTCCAGACCTCTGTTCCAGCCAAGCCGCCAACTGCCCTCTCCGGGCctcaccacccacccacccccacagGGCAGTCTTGGCTTGAGGAGATCCTCACCAGGGCAAAGGGCACGCAGGCCAGAGAGAACAGGCACAGGCCAATCTTGGTGGCCTCAGTGAAGTGCTTGGTCCGGTCCACATAGGGGCCGAGAGCCAGTGCCCCCAGGATCCCAAACGTGATGAAGAGAGCGCCACAGAGGCCGGAAAACCCCTGGAGGAGGCGAGAAGAGGCCAGGGCCCCAAGAGGCCACCATTATCCTAGGTGCATGCCGTCAGGGCAGGGGGCTCAGTGTAGGGCCGTGTGCTGTGCCCAAGGCCCAGGCATAGCAACACAGCTTCCAGACGCACCGCTGGCTGCCTGCGGGGTAGGGTTTCCTGCCTTGtgtttcccaccccaccccagagcAAAGCAATCGCTAAAGGGAAGAGCCTGTCTCCACAGAGGCCCCACAGGGCCGTGGTACCTGTGGCCCTGGCAAAGGTGGAAACATGCCCCCAATCCTACACTGAGCACTGATCCCagaaggcagagggcagagggccagCTCGGAGATACGTGAGCAGAGCAAGGCCCTCCCCGCTGCACGTCTGGATACCAGAAGGTGGCGCTGTCCTGCAGACCCACAGGGGCGGGGCCTTGCTGGGAAGGGGCATTGGGAGCCCTGGGGGCCCCACCTTCCCATCCACAGGGCACCGTCAGTCCCTCCGCTCCGTCCCACAGCTGCCCCACCCCACTGCAGCTGTGCCCACCACCTCCACTGCCTGTGGACATAATGTCACACAGGGCATCTCGGGAGGGCCCACAGCACAGAAGGGTGTCAATGTGGCCCCCGCCAGGGTCGGACACTGGGCACCCTGGAGGCGGCGGTGACTCCATGGCCATATGGGGCGGGTGACAGAGGCAGGGTCCCCAGGGGTGGGGCCAGGCTCACACTGGAGTGGCCGCTTGCACAGAGGATCTGCTCCAGGAGGGCTGAGAAGCTGGCAGAGATCCCGATCATTCCCCCCAAGCACACAGCCAGGATGACATAGGCCTTGTTCCACACGAGCTGCGGGGAAAGAGCATCTCAGCCCCGGAGCCCGGGGGCCCTTCCCAAACCCGTCGCCTTCTCAGCCtcttgcccccacccccaaatccaCCCTACCCCGGGGATCCCACGGCACTGACCAGCTTGAGCCCATCCAGGAACTTCTCTGAGGTGGAGCTGGCGGCCCCGGCAgagggcggggtggggggcacaCTCTCCCACAGGCAGATGGTGGACAGCAGGCAGACGACGCCAGCAGGGATGGTATAGACACCGAGctggggaggggtgtgtgtgcacaagGAGACCACGCAGACTGGCACCCACACACGCCGCAGCCCTGCCTGTCCCAGGCGCCAcctcccagctcctcctgccccaCCACCGGCTGCCTCCCAACCTCTGGTCTGCAGCTGCCCTCTGCGAGGCCCAGGCTGGGAGGGGCCTGCTCCAGGGGCTCATGGGGACCCCTGGCTGTCAACGCATCCCTCACCAGTGACACCCTCCTGGCTGACGTTAGCCCAGCACCCCCAGGCTCCAGACTTACATCTCACTGCCAGCTGCACAGCCCATGATAGGGctcaacacacagacacaggtgGGTGCAGAGGCACACGTGCATACACACTCACGCTCAGTACATACCCCCAAGCACAGACACACCACACGCACCCGATACACATGCACGagcacacacaggtacacaccacacatgtgcacagacacacagacacatatgcacacaccacacaacacacatgggcacaggaacaGAGACACGCACCGCACACACCACACGCACTCAATACACACAGGCAGGCAtagaaacatcacacactggccgggcgcggtggctcacgcctgtattcccaccactttgggaagccgaggtagacggatcatgaggtcaggagttcgagaccagcctggccaacatggtgaaaccccaactctaccaaaaatacaaaaaaaaaaaattagccaagcatggtggcgcacgcctgtagtcccagctactcgggaagatgaggcaggggaattgcttaaacccagcaggtggaggttgcagtgagccgagatcgcgccactgcaattcagcctgagcgacaggcTGAGACTCCTTCTCGGGTGGCGGGGCAGGGGACGGGAATCACACACGGGCATAGGAACACGGACACACTTGGGCTCAGGAACACACagacgtgcatgcacacacaccacacagaccaGGCACGGGCGCCTCATGACCCCTCACCATTAACGGAATGTCCTCACCCTTCTTGACCAGCACAGGGGACAGCACGTTGGCCACAAGGACGCCCAGGGGGTTCGCTGGGTGGGCGGATGCACAGAGAAACGTGTCAGCTCGGCTGTGGCCTGGCTTCATCACCAGCCCACAGGCAGAACCTTCTGGGCCCCAGCTCCTCCACCCTGGCCAGAGAGCCCGGGGAGCCGAGTATCTGTGTGGACCCTGAGGTGAGCCCAGGCAGGCGGCCTCCCTCCCCGGAACTCACACATGGTGGCGAGCATGTTGGCCGTGGCTCGCTGGTGCTCTGGGAACCACAAGGCAGCCAGCTTGGCCGGAGAGAAGATGACCAGGCTCTGGGCAAGGGCACAGAGGCTCTGGCCACCCATGAGGAAGGCAAATGGGTTTTGGGTCCCAACAACCATGCAGGGCACCATGCGTAGCACACTCCCGGCAAAGTTCAGCCATGCGCCCAGGATGGTCTGTGAGGAGGGGGTCGGGGACCGGGTCAGGAACGCTGCCACCAGCCCAAGTGCCCGCCCCGTCCCCCGAGCACCTGGACCTCCCACTGCCGCTACCTCGACGGCTCTGCCGGGGTCCCCAGCTGTTGGGACTGGTGGGCCCCGGTCTGGGGAGGAGGCCTTGACTCTCCTACCCAAATGCGGGGGCCCCTGCACTGTCCCGGAGCGGGCCATGGTGTGGGGTCTGACTCACCGCCGCACGGAGCCCGACGGAGTCCAGGATCCAGATGGCCACCACGCCAAATGGGGTGGATACCACGAGGTAGACCAGTGACAGCCAGTTGATCTGCTCCATGGACAGGACCAAGTCCTCAGCAATGACGTCAGCCACAGGTGCAAAGCTCAGCCACAGCTGCAGGGGCCAGGCGGGAGTCAGCGCAGGGCCACAGACCCCGGACCTACCTGCTGTGGCCCCAGCCAGCCCGAGGGGGTCAGAGTGCCAGCAGCCCCGTGAGGCCGAGGGGACACAGCGAGCTGGACACGGGGCTTTCCTGCCCAAGGAGAGCGCCACCCTGCCTCCCCCGAGGGCGGGCACCCAGCGCAGGGTCAGAGAGCATGCCCTGACCGGGGACCAGCCTGAGGGGCAGACACTGAGGCCAAGGACCTGGCCAGAGCCCACAGGACCACGAGCCCTGCCCAGACCAGACCTGGCGCTCCAAGGCAGGGAAAGGTGGGTGTGACGGGGTCTCAGCTAGAACCTCTGGGACTGCAGGCCGGCCCCACCCAAGGCCAGCCTGACCTTCCCTCCTGCAGGGCCCAGGTGTTTGGGCAGAATGTTGCCAGAGCGGGCACCATTCCCCAGCCGCAGGCATTATCAAGTGCTAGAGCTCTTCACCCCACAGACGTCCAGCACACAGCACAAGTGCACGCTGCGGCCGAGGGGAAGGCCTCCTAGGAGAGGTGAGACTGGCTCATCCCTGAGGGAGGCGAAAGTGGGGCGGGTCACCAGGGCTCACTCCGGGAGGCAGGAGGCCGTGTCACTCAAGGTCAACTTCCATGAGTCGACTGAGCTCCAGGCCACACCCTCGGACACAGCAGCCAGACCCAGGCTCCGCCCGGACAAGGTCTGACTCAGCCCACGGGACAGGACAGGGAGCTTGGGCAACAGCCGCCTTGTCTTCCTTTTTCTGCAGGACGGGGCCAGGCACAGaacaagctccccaggcccagctggtGCCTGCCTGGCTGAGCCCGGGAGAGAAAGCCCGCCCTGCGGAGCCGAGCCGgctgctccagcctcagccctgtCCTGGTTCCTCGGGGGCCTGAGTGGGGCCCACAGCTGACTCACTGAGCAGAGATGCGTCTGAAGCGTGCGGGGCAACGTGGGAGGACAATCTGTCTGACTCCCTTCCTCATCTCCCAGCCTCGACCCTGCCTGCGCTCGCCCCCTTGGGTCCTTTGAGTCTCATCCAGAGCACTGGGCTGCCTTCCGGGGTGGGTGTTGACCCAAGCTCTGCTCCGCCTGCCCCTCATGCTGCTGGTTGGAACCCGGGATCCCTGGTCACTGGCTGCAGATGAGTAACCTCCAGCCTCAAGGGCACTTGGCTGGAGTGAACGTGGTGCTTACGGCTCACTGTGGTGACCCAGGCAGAGACCATGACGACTCTTGGTGTCAGGGTGAGATTTCTGTGTGCTCCATGATAACTCGTGGATATTAATAAAACGGTGAAGAACTGCAGTAGGAGGCCCTTGACTGTCCAAGGAATGCCCTACACCTACGACACCCACTGACTCTTGGACCATGAAACCAGCCCTGCACCCTCAGACACTCCACCCAAAGCCAGTTATGGCTTCCCCAGTGCCTGGACACGGTGGGCCAGGACGCCAAGCCACAGCAGTGAGTTACGGCTCGTGCCAGCATTGTGGGCAGCAGGCAGCCCCTGGGCCCATCCAGCAGATCCCGGGCCTGTCTCGGCCAGAGGCTGGCCCTCCATACCCAGCCAGcaaaggaggaggggagaggcccCGGGGTCCACCTGGAAGAGCCCTGACCCAGGCCTAAGAGTgactcctgcccctgcccccgaGCTTCCTGACCATCCCCGTGACCTGGCGCCTTCCTGAGCTGTGGGTCCTGCTGCCAACTCTAGCTGTTCATTGCACGTTGGCCAGATACTGCCTGACCAGTTCCTGAGGCTCCGGGGGATGGCTGATGAGGACACACAGGGCAGGAAAGGCTGCCGCGTGCAGCACCTgaagggggtgggggcaggacggaacccagcccagcccaggagcTGCCCCTCACTCAGAGTCAGGTGGAGGGGAGGGCGGCTCCAAGCGCGCCCCTGCTGTGTGCCTGCTGTCCTGGGGCTGGGAGGCGTGGAAGGAGAGAGGGCCAACGCAGGGCCACCTGTATGTGACTGGCTGGGGAAGAGGGACCCAGGCTGGAGCCACTGAAGGCTGGGAAGGGCTGGGACTCCGTGACTGGCAGATCCCCCTGGGCACCCAGccctgctctgtgccctgggCCCAGCCACCTCCAGAACAGACAGTGCCCCCAGTGCCCGCAATCCCTAGCCACCCCCAGAAGgcaccccccgcccccagccAGCACCTGGCACCTCGGGCTGTGGCCACAGGAAAACAAAACCCGGCTGGTCCGAGGGACTGAGGGTCCCGGAGCCACCTGTCCCCGCCCCTGCCCCTACCGTGGCGTTGGAGCAGTTGAGCAGGCTGATCGCGAGCAGGAACACCCAGCGGCGCGCGTAGGTGCGGTGGCCCAGCTGCGCGCACAGGGCCCGGGGCTCGGCCAACCCCGTCTCGGCCTCCGTCGGCCCCGCCATCGTCCGCGGCCTCCACGGGTCTCCGCCGGTCCCGCCGGCCGCCCGGGCTTAAGGACCTTCCCGCGTGGGCCGGGACCGCCTGCGGGCGGAGgtggggccgggccgggccgggccacGGGGGGCCAGTTCCGCCCCAAGGACTACGGAGGAGGGTCCCGCCCCGTCCCAGTTAAAGGAGACCCAAAAAAGCGGGGGAAGGGCGGGCAAAGGTGAAGTTGGACCCTCCTCCTTCGGCCTCAGGCTGGAAGTCCCTGCCACAAAAACCGAATGTCCCTTCTGGAAAGGGCCCCGGTCACAGCCTGTGTGCTTCTCGGGGTGGGCGCAGGAAAGGCGGCCTGGAAGTCACTCTGCCCAGCAGAAGCTCTGCATTTCCTGAAGGGGGCTGTGGACCCCAAGTTCCTGAGGTTCAAGCCAGCCACAGGGAGGGGCCAGAGGCCAGCCTGGAAGAAGAGGCTGGGCTCGCTTTGCGCAGAGCCTCAAATCAGACCAGTCCCTCTAGAGCCCCTGCGGGAAGCAGGCGTGGGGTAGGAGGGGCGAGGGGCTgcaggccaaggctggagggaaGGCCAGAAAGGCCTGTGGGCCCCACCCTGGGGTAGGCAGTCCGCCACACACGCACCGGATTGTTACCTGCATTTTACAACGGAGGACACGGCTCTCCGAGGAGTAGGCACAGGTTTCTGTTTGTTTAGGATGGAGAGGCCTGTGTGTtggaaggcagaggagggagtTTCGGCTTAGTCTTTTCTGCAAGAACCTGCTGATCCCacaactgtgcctggcccaccctGGGGAGCCCAAGAGGCTCCAGGCCCTGTTGCTGAGGCCAGCataggggtggggtggagggtggcCTGGTCAGACGTGCAAACAGGACTTCCCCCAAACAGGGAGTCTTTCTTGACCCTTGAAGCCATCCCCGTTTTCTGACACTCACAATATTATTCCTGGTTTTTGTCTTAAACATTCATCTCCTTTGCCAGGGCCTGTCCATGGTCCACAGCTGAGTCTGAACAGGCTAATCATGAGGCCCCAGCTTTCACTGTGCAGTCTTCTGCagggattgtgtgtgtgtctcagatAGAGCTCTCcactttgggattttttttttttttgtggagtctcATCCAGTAACAAAGAGAAAATGGAGCTCACCCGGGGTGTCCTGAGATGGGTGGGCCCCAAGGGGGTTCCATTCTCTGAGACGTGTGATGGAGCCCTGTGGTCCTCACTCTCTTTATCTCCTCTGCCTTCCCCGCCGTCTAGCCTCCCCCCTCATCTTTGTTCCCCATTCCCCCACCAGTTCCTTCTGTTCTCCTTCTCCTCACCTCTTGCTCGCCCTGCCCTCAGGGCCCAGCCCCTCACAACCTTCCTCCATAGTCCAGTGCCAATGTTGGCCTAGGGCCTTCAACATCCCCTAACCCCACCTGGCAGAGGGGGAGTTGCAGTGCAGGCTTCCCTGTTGAGGGACGTCACTATTGTGGAGCACTGCCTCTGACAGGTGGTGTCTGAGCCTGTCACCATGAAATGGGGCAGCCACAGTAGCTACCTCCATCGTTCAGTCTCTGTTGAGCATGCATTGTCGAGGGGTGTCACCATGAAACGGGGCAGCCACTGTAGCTACCTCCATTGTTCAGTCTCCGTTGAGCGTGCATTGTCGAGGGGCTCCTCCTCCCTACATGTCGGAACTCTTGGGTTGAGCAGGTGAGCTCAGCAACATTGCAGAATGCAAGATCAGCACACAACAATCGCTTGCATTGATGTATAccaacaagaaacatgaaaaccaAAGTTAAAGACATTCATAATTACTCCAAGGAAAATTAAATACTTTGGTATAAACTTAGCAAACCATCTACAGAACTTGCATGCTAAAAATTACAAAccatgggccgggtgcggtggctcacgcctgtaatcccagcactttgggaggccaaggcaggtggatcacaaggtcaggagttcaagaccagcctggccaacatggtgaaaccccgtctctagtaaaaatacaaaaattagccaggtgtggtgatacgcacctgtagtcccagctatttgggaggctgaggtaggagaatctcgaccccgggaagcagaggttgcagtgagctgagatcatgccactgcactccagcctgggcaacagagtgagactctgtctcaaaaaaaaaaaaaaaaaaattacacaccatggctgggcgaggtggctcacatctataatcccagcactttgggaggccaaggtgggtggattacctgaggtcgggagttcaaaaccagcctggccaatatggtaaaaccgtcttcactaaaaatgcaacagattagccgggcatgatggtgcatgcctgtaatcccagctactcaggaggctatatAAGGTGGGAATTGATtaaaccggggaggcagaggttgcagtgagctgagatcgtgccactgcactccagcctgggcaacagagggagactctgtcccaaaaaaaaccaaaaataaaacaagaaaaaaaaaaacaagctgtgccccaaccaccttgagCACGTGCCATCAGGACTGCCTGAGGCTATGTCacaggcatgtccttaaccttggcaaaataaactttctaaatcggctgggtgcggtggctcacgcctgtaatcccagcattttgggaggccaaggcaggcggatcacttgaggtcaggagtttgagaccagcctggccaaaatgatgaaaccctgtctctactaaaaatacaaaaattagccaggcgtggcggcgggcgcctgtagtcccagctactcgggaggctgaggcaggagaatggcatgaacctgggaggcggggcttgcagtgagccgagatcgcgccactgcactccagcctgggcaacagagcgagactccgtctaaaaaaaaaaaaaaatttttaattttttaaaaaatcgcaTAGTATAAGTCCACTTATTTGGAAACAATGACTTTTTCCACTCTTGCATCTAATGAAACAGTTTTGCTTAAATTTCTCCACAAGCACCTTCAGCACACTCACCTAAGCTGCCCGAGTTTTGGATCCGGGTACAGCACCATCCTGGGATCCTCACCCCGAGCCCAGAATTGCCTGTGTACGTTTAGATGGTGACCTCCAGACAAAGGCACCGAGCGTCTTGCTTTCCAAAAGGATCTCTGGTCAGGttcggtagctcacgcctgtcatcccagcactttgagaggccaaggcgggcaaattacctgaggtcaggagttcgagaccatcctggccaacatggtgaagccccgtctctactaaaaatacagaaaaaattagctgggcatggtcttgggtgcctgtagtcccagctactcggaaggctgaggcaggagaattgcttgaaccagggaggtggaggttgcagtgacctgagatggcaccactgcactccagcctgggtgacagagcgagacgccgtctcaaaagaaaaaaaagagaaaagaaaaggatctTCAAAAGCTTATTTAAATAATCCTTAACATACACAGTTATGGCTAAATTTGCATTTCAATGCTGTTATCTCTCTTCTTTTAACCCAACATAGACTTCTGTCAGCATCCCAGACTAGCATTCGTTAATTGTGGGCTAATGTGTCTTTCCTAAACAGTATCTTGTTCAAAATCAAGCCACTGGAAACAGTTGCTCTGCCAAGGCTGAAGGAGGAGGCAGGCCGCCTTTTGCAGCCTGTCAGGGAGGAAACCTCACCTGCTGCGCTGAGACGGCCTGCCTGTCCTGCTGCTCCTCTGAGTGGTTTTTATCTGCTCCTCCCAGAGAACCTCAGCAATGTGAGGGCAGGAGCCGTCTGCCCACCCCGAAGCCCTGGGGGAAGGACTGCCCAGCACAGCTCCAGGGTAAAAACAGAAACCGTGGGACGCATGGCCTCTCTGCTGTGGGTCCCTCCACCGCCCCGGGCCTGCCAGACAGGTTCTTCCGCGGGGTGCCCACTTCCTGTGTGGAGCCTCCTTGACCCGTCTGGTTCCATGTGCCCCATCTCCACGCACCTGCATGCCATCACTCCCACCCATCTCTGCGCCTCCCTCCAGGGCCCGGCTGCTGATAGCCCATGCGGGACAGCGCCCGTGGCCGGGACTGAGTCAGCACAGCCAGACCCGGATGCACAGGCTGCCCCAGAGTGACAACGTGAATGCATCGTCAAGCATGTGGAAGGCCCATCCTTTTACAGAGATGTGCACGGGAACATGAGCCTGTCTATTTACTTAGACAAGGGAGGGCCCTGGCCACGTCCAGGCCACAGAGGGAACGTGAGCCTGTCTATTTACTTAGATGAGGGAGGGCTCTGGCCATGTCCAGGCCACAGAGGGAACATGAGCCTATTTACTTAGACAAGGGAGGGCCCTGGCCACGTCCAGGCCACAGAGGGAATGTGAGCCTGTCTATTTACTTAGATGAGGGAGGGCTCTGGCCACGTCCAGGCCACAGAGGGAACATGAGCCTGTCTATTTACTTAGATGAGGGAGGGCTCTGGCCATGTCCAGGCCACATGCCACTCCAGTCGGACCTGCCAGAGAGGAACCCTCCgtgtcctcctcctcccctccccgtcCAGCGTGGAGGCTCCCGTGAGCCCCGAAGTCGGGGCCCCTTTAATCTGGAGTCTAGGGGGccccctctgtctctccttcATAGAGGATTTGGTATAAGCCGTGGAAGGACCTAGTGTTCTCATTTGtatgtaaatgaaaattaaaattctaagcccccaacCAAAGGATGGACCCTCCCCTTGGCCAACAACATTCCAAATTATCCTGAAAAACTGCTTCAGGCCATGAGGGGAAATGGGAATCGGAGGAGCCTCACAAACATCAACACAGAGACCTTCAGTCTCCTTGAGTCTGATAagcatttaccatctattctctcccAAGTCTTCtccctggaggcttcatctgcaatAAACCTTGCTCTCTACAACCTCTCATCTTAACCCAGGGATTCCTTTCTgtttgattccaggtctttagatagtAAGTCCTTCACCAAtggccaatcagaaaatctttaaatctacCTGTGACCTGAAGCCCTCCACCTCCTCACGTTGTTCAGCCTtaccagactgaaccaatgtacatgtTACATGTATTGATCGATGTCTCATgcctatttaaaatgtataaaccaagctgtgggctgggcgcagtggctcatgcctataatcccagcactctgggaggccgaggcaggcggatcacctgaggtcaggagttcgagaccagtctgaccaacatggtgaaaccccgtctccactaaaaatacaaaaattagccaggtgtggtggcgggcgcctgtaatcccagctactcgggaggttgaggcaggagaatggcgtgaacccgggaggtggagcttgcagtgagccgagatgacaccactgcactccagcctgggcaacagagggagactctgtctcaaaaaacaaacaaaaaaacaagctgtGCCCCAATCACCTTGAGCACGTGCCATCAGGACTGCCTGAGGCTATGTCACAGGCCGTACTTAACCTTGGGAAAGTAAGCTTTCtaaatcggctgggcgcggtgtctcctgcctgtagtcccagcactttggggggccaaggcaggcagatcactcaacgtcaggagtttgagactagcctggccaacatggtgaaaccccatctctactaaaaatacaaaaaattagccaggcggggtggtgcgtgcctgtaatcccagatacttgggaggctgtaaaAAGTTAAGTAGAGCTTCCTCTTCAAAaactttcctccccatctaattaggaataaatagtaacttctcttagaagcaaaatttattcaaagacctgtgctaacattcttaaatatctgctagccgtaataaagaaatgaatgtaCTCTtttttcttagctcccacaagtTAGCCTAAATAtctgccctggcatgcttatactggtcccaGCAAGTATTAGGTCAcggcctgttcctcttccttatttgaaggtgtttttacctttctcagcactccacaagttacttcctccttcctttgttcccctctgcctttgcctcttttgaaaagttctaagttgctagccagtCGGGAccaatacagaatgtgaggtcccgttccagccaatggaaaccagaCACAGCAGTCGGGGGGAcgcgtcaggttataaatgaccctgtctcctttgttcgctGTACCTTCACGGCAAAACTGCTGGTGAGTGtgccctttctgcagaaagtaagaAATGGCCTTGTtgagtaaattaaatttatgttcaagtgctatttctttacagcaccggggaacaagcatttcaaacaaggctgaggcaggagaatcgtttgaactggggaggcggaggttgtagtgaactgagatcttgccactgcactccagcctgagtgacagagtgaggctctcgtctcaaaaaaaaaaaaaaagaaggtgaagaagaatttttatgtgtgtgtgtgtgtgtgtgtgtgtagggtttAAATAGTTATCTAATATTTTGTACATTGTGTGATCAGGTATCTACTTTCTTATCTACATGGTGTGaaatgagtttgtgtgtgtgtgtgtgtgtgtgtgtgttataaaaTGAACATGTGTTAAATCAGAGACCTGAAGTGCCTGAGACTTTGCTCTGCTCACAAGCTAACAAGCTAGCCAGCCAGTTTCACACATACGTGGACACGGGAAACATCCGTTCCCGTGGGTGGACGGGACGATGTGGGTGGAACTTGGACAGGCAGCAGGTGCATGTTGGGGAAGGACCCCAAGTTTAGGAAACTCTcttatccttttttgttttttcagacggagtcttgctctgtcgcccaggctggagtgcaatggcacaggctcggctcactgcaacctccccgtcccgggttcaagcgattctcctgcctcagcctcctgagtagctgagattataggcgcgtgccactacacccagtaatttttgtattattagtagagatggggtttcaccatgtcggccaggctggtctcgaactcctgaccttgtgatccacccgccttggcctctcaaagtgctgggattatagctgtgagccaccgaacccggcTGAAACTCTTTTATCCTTTATGTGGCTGCTGGGGGCCTCCTCATCCTCCCTTCCAGAGAGACAAACCTGGTCTCTTCTCTGGTGTGTAAGTAAGCCTTCTCCAGGGACAGAGGTAGGTGGGAGGCGTTGTGGGGGTGGAGGAGGTCTTtgtcctagagacggggtttcaccatgttggcgaggctggtcttgaactcctgacctcaagtgatccacccgcctcagcctcccaaagtgctgggattacaggcgtgagccaccttgcacAGCCTGGACAAACATTCTTAACATGGTTTCAGTGACTCTGAGGACCTGGACCGCGGAGAAACATGAGGTGTGGAAAATTGCCTCCCAATAGGGTCTAACCTGCTTTAAGACTGTGAgatggaggctgggcgcggtggctcacgcctgtaatcccagcactttgggaggccgaggcgggcggatcacgaggtcaggagatcaagaccattttagctaacacagtgaaaccccatctctactaaaaatacaaaaaattagccgggcgtggtggcaggcacctgtaatcccagctacttgggaggctgaggcaggagaatcgcttgaacctgggaggcggaggttgcatgagccaagatcgtgccattgcactccagcctgggcaatagagcaagactctgtctcaaaaaaaaaaaaaaatgccaggtgtggtg
Proteins encoded:
- the SLC49A3 gene encoding solute carrier family 49 member A3 isoform X3; this translates as MAGPTEAETGLAEPRALCAQLGHRTYARRWVFLLAISLLNCSNATLWLSFAPVADVIAEDLVLSMEQINWLSLVYLVVSTPFGVVAIWILDSVGLRAARTPWASLWPTCCPLCWSRRLGVYTIPAGVVCLLSTICLWESVPPTPPSAGAASSTSEKFLDGLKLLVWNKAYVILAVCLGGMIGISASFSALLEQILCASGHSSGFSGLCGALFITFGILGALALGPYVDRTKHFTEATKIGLCLFSLACVPFALVSQLQGQTLALAATCSLLGLFGFSVGPVAMELAVECSFPVGEGAATGVIFVLGQAEGILIMLAMMALTVRRSEPSFSTCQQGEDPLDWTVSLLLMAGLCTLFSCILALFFHTPYRRLQAESGEPPSTRNAVGGADSGPGVDRGGAGRAGVLGPSTATPECTARGASLEDPRGPGSLHPACHRETPRAQGPAATDAPSRPGRLAGRVQASRFIDPAGPHSSSSSPWVIT
- the SLC49A3 gene encoding solute carrier family 49 member A3 isoform X2, whose protein sequence is MAGPTEAETGLAEPRALCAQLGHRTYARRWVFLLAISLLNCSNATLWLSFAPVADVIAEDLVLSMEQINWLSLVYLVVSTPFGVVAIWILDSVGLRAATILGAWLNFAGSVLRMVPCMVVGTQNPFAFLMGGQSLCALAQSLVIFSPAKLAALWFPEHQRATANMLATMSNPLGVLVANVLSPVLVKKGEDIPLMLGVYTIPAGVVCLLSTICLWESVPPTPPSAGAASSTSEKFLDGLKLLVWNKAYVILAVCLGGMIGISASFSALLEQILCASGHSSGFSGLCGALFITFGILGALALGPYVDRTKHFTEATKIGLCLFSLACVPFALVSQLQGQTLALAATCSLLGLFGFSVGPVAMELAVECSFPVGEGAATGVIFVLGQAEGILIMLAMMALTVRRSEPSFSTCQQGEDPLDWTAASWRSSSTPHTGACRPSLGSPPPPVTPWAAQTQGRVWTEGEREGLGSWGPARRLRSARRGGPR
- the SLC49A3 gene encoding solute carrier family 49 member A3 isoform X1, translated to MAGPTEAETGLAEPRALCAQLGHRTYARRWVFLLAISLLNCSNATLWLSFAPVADVIAEDLVLSMEQINWLSLVYLVVSTPFGVVAIWILDSVGLRAATILGAWLNFAGSVLRMVPCMVVGTQNPFAFLMGGQSLCALAQSLVIFSPAKLAALWFPEHQRATANMLATMSNPLGVLVANVLSPVLVKKGEDIPLMLGVYTIPAGVVCLLSTICLWESVPPTPPSAGAASSTSEKFLDGLKLLVWNKAYVILAVCLGGMIGISASFSALLEQILCASGHSSGFSGLCGALFITFGILGALALGPYVDRTKHFTEATKIGLCLFSLACVPFALVSQLQGQTLALAATCSLLGLFGFSVGPVAMELAVECSFPVGEGAATGVIFVLGQAEGILIMLAMMALTVRRSEPSFSTCQQGEDPLDWTVSLLLMAGLCTLFSCILALFFHTPYRRLQAESGEPPSTRNAVGGADSGPGVDRGGAGRAGVLGPSTATPECTARGASLEDPRGPGSLHPACHRETPRAQGPAATDAPSRPGRLAGRVQASRFIDPAGPHSSSSSPWVIT